A genomic stretch from Erwinia sp. E_sp_B01_1 includes:
- a CDS encoding DMT family transporter — MDPRLRKRLFSPALLLIVLPPLFWAGNFIIGRAVHGTVPPMTLSLWRWVLAMFFILPFAWKSVRRDFPLYMANRWLVVRLSLTGVVAFNSLVYMGLHETTAANALLLNSFIPVLIALFGAMFFRERLGGLQAGGLLISCAGVVIIISHGDWHTLAALSFSHGDLIVFCAMVSFAFYTLWLRSVPSQIDRLGLMAVQIAVAFIFLIPLWLTEYARGIVAVWDTPSLLALLYLGIFPSVLAYLLFNHGVARFGAAQAGLSIHLIPVFGAILAVLFLHESLHAYHAAGMAAILTGIWLAMKKRSGAVTESIAE, encoded by the coding sequence ATGGACCCCCGTTTGCGTAAGCGGTTGTTCTCACCCGCCCTTCTTTTAATCGTGCTGCCTCCTCTGTTCTGGGCAGGCAACTTTATTATAGGCAGAGCGGTGCACGGTACGGTTCCTCCTATGACGCTGTCGCTCTGGCGATGGGTACTGGCGATGTTTTTCATTCTGCCTTTTGCATGGAAATCTGTTCGCAGGGATTTTCCGCTGTATATGGCAAATCGCTGGCTTGTTGTCAGACTGTCGCTCACCGGCGTGGTGGCGTTTAATTCGCTTGTTTACATGGGGCTTCATGAGACAACGGCGGCTAATGCGCTGCTTCTGAACTCATTTATACCCGTGCTGATCGCCCTGTTTGGCGCGATGTTTTTTCGCGAACGCCTGGGTGGCTTACAGGCAGGCGGGCTGCTGATTTCCTGTGCGGGCGTTGTGATCATTATCTCTCACGGTGACTGGCATACGCTGGCGGCTCTTTCATTTTCTCACGGCGATTTGATCGTGTTCTGCGCAATGGTTTCCTTCGCGTTTTACACGCTCTGGCTGCGAAGCGTTCCCTCTCAGATTGACCGCCTTGGCCTGATGGCCGTACAGATAGCGGTGGCGTTCATCTTTCTGATCCCCCTCTGGCTGACAGAGTATGCCAGAGGGATCGTTGCGGTCTGGGATACGCCATCGCTGCTGGCTCTGCTCTATCTGGGCATCTTCCCGTCCGTTCTCGCCTACCTGCTGTTTAATCATGGCGTGGCGCGTTTTGGTGCGGCCCAGGCCGGTCTGAGCATCCACCTTATTCCGGTATTTGGGGCCATTCTTGCCGTGCTGTTCCTCCATGAGTCGCTGCATGCCTACCATGCGGCAGGCATGGCCGCCATTCTTACGGGGATCTGGCTTGCAATGAAGAAGCGCAGCGGCGCGGTAACAGAAAGCATTGCCGAATAA
- a CDS encoding alanyl-tRNA editing protein has translation MTERTYYNSDALEMESQVDSCIPHEDGRFRIILSATLFHPQGGGQPSDKGTIGNVNMVQAVQEGDNIIHITDAPVAEGPVHISVDADLRRIHTRYHSAGHIIGVAGEKYGWHGNKGNHRPGEGRVVFDAIRLTSPVTAENFAADAAEMMARNLELILSEEEGRRMVTWGDLTPYACGGTHVKKTTEIGEIRIIKVKEKKGQLSVQYELGN, from the coding sequence ATGACAGAAAGAACCTACTACAACAGTGACGCACTTGAAATGGAATCACAGGTGGACAGCTGTATTCCACATGAGGACGGTCGTTTCCGTATCATCCTTTCAGCAACCCTGTTTCATCCGCAGGGCGGCGGTCAGCCTTCCGATAAGGGCACCATCGGAAACGTGAATATGGTTCAGGCCGTACAGGAAGGTGACAACATCATTCACATTACTGATGCACCTGTCGCAGAAGGTCCCGTTCATATCTCTGTAGATGCGGACCTTCGCCGTATCCACACCCGCTATCATTCTGCAGGCCACATTATTGGCGTGGCGGGGGAGAAATATGGCTGGCACGGTAATAAAGGCAATCATCGCCCGGGAGAAGGGCGTGTGGTGTTTGATGCAATCCGGCTGACCAGCCCGGTCACTGCAGAAAACTTTGCTGCAGATGCGGCGGAGATGATGGCACGCAACCTGGAGCTGATTCTGAGCGAAGAGGAAGGCAGACGCATGGTAACCTGGGGCGATCTGACGCCTTACGCGTGTGGCGGGACGCACGTGAAGAAAACCACGGAAATCGGTGAGATACGTATCATTAAAGTAAAAGAGAAAAAAGGTCAGCTTTCCGTTCAGTACGAACTCGGGAACTAA
- a CDS encoding Lrp/AsnC family transcriptional regulator, whose translation MDRMDRRILAELQADGRLSVTELADKVGLSLSPCHRRVKTLEQNGVITGYRANLDPASMGYSFSAIVFVTLSVANRPAVSEFEEAVKDVPQIITAQRLFGDPDYMLQVVSRDLKSFQVLYDEKLSGMPGVQRLNTTLVMKTVVQDRPLPLHIDPAG comes from the coding sequence ATGGACCGTATGGACAGAAGAATTCTTGCTGAACTTCAGGCGGACGGACGTCTGTCAGTCACGGAGCTAGCTGACAAAGTCGGCCTGAGCCTGTCTCCCTGTCATCGCAGGGTAAAAACACTTGAGCAGAACGGCGTGATTACGGGTTACCGGGCGAATCTGGACCCCGCCAGTATGGGCTACAGCTTTTCAGCCATCGTGTTCGTAACGCTGAGCGTGGCGAACAGACCGGCAGTCAGTGAATTTGAAGAAGCAGTGAAGGATGTGCCGCAGATAATTACGGCGCAGCGGCTGTTTGGTGACCCGGACTACATGCTGCAGGTAGTCTCACGCGACCTGAAGTCTTTCCAGGTCCTGTACGATGAAAAGCTTTCAGGAATGCCTGGCGTGCAGCGGTTAAATACCACGCTGGTTATGAAGACGGTTGTTCAGGACAGGCCACTGCCGTTGCATATCGATCCGGCAGGATAA
- a CDS encoding LysE family translocator, giving the protein MPLSLFAAFWAVSVLFVITPGADWAYAISAGIRGKGVMPAVAGMLFGHLLAILIVAAGIGSVITAQPQLMHILTLAGALYLAWLGTGVIRRPSIPAASEENDITSRAGWAVKGLCISGLNPKVFLLFLALLPQFTDTHASWPLPVQMMAMGMVHLISCGAVYLLVGYGARIVLKSRPRLARGVSRVSGILMIIIALMLISEQFYRAVT; this is encoded by the coding sequence ATGCCACTGAGTCTTTTTGCCGCATTCTGGGCCGTGTCGGTTTTATTTGTTATCACACCGGGTGCTGACTGGGCCTATGCAATTTCAGCCGGTATCCGCGGAAAAGGCGTTATGCCTGCCGTTGCGGGGATGCTTTTCGGCCATCTGCTTGCCATTCTGATTGTTGCCGCAGGGATCGGGAGTGTCATCACCGCTCAGCCGCAGCTGATGCATATATTGACGCTTGCGGGTGCGCTGTATCTCGCCTGGCTGGGCACAGGCGTTATCCGGAGACCGTCGATACCGGCTGCCAGCGAAGAAAATGATATTACGAGCCGCGCAGGATGGGCGGTCAAAGGGCTGTGCATCAGCGGACTGAACCCAAAGGTATTTCTGCTGTTTCTGGCCCTGCTTCCGCAGTTTACTGATACGCATGCCAGCTGGCCTTTGCCAGTGCAGATGATGGCTATGGGGATGGTTCATCTTATCAGCTGCGGCGCTGTTTACCTGCTGGTTGGATATGGCGCGCGCATAGTGCTCAAAAGCCGTCCCCGTCTGGCAAGAGGGGTCAGCCGAGTGTCTGGCATTCTGATGATCATTATTGCTCTGATGCTGATATCCGAGCAGTTCTACAGGGCTGTTACCTGA
- a CDS encoding metallophosphoesterase family protein, whose product MKLAVISDIHGNLPALNAVLADIRSQGVDQILNLGDIVSGGLFPAETADRLMQLNIPTIKGNHERQLLETCPSSMSLSDRHAFDNLRAEHWQWLKNLPAELTLYSDVLMVHGVPGDDLIYLLEDVSRTGVQPSSEARVLSLIASTNASLILCGHTHIPRKLRLSDGRLIVNPGSVGLQAYDDDQPFVHKMESGSPHARYAILQQINKVWTVELKAIEYDWELAAAAAIRNNRPDWVNAIQTGRM is encoded by the coding sequence ATGAAACTGGCCGTAATTTCTGATATTCATGGCAATCTGCCGGCACTGAATGCTGTGCTGGCGGATATAAGGTCTCAGGGCGTCGATCAAATCCTGAATCTGGGTGATATCGTCTCGGGTGGGCTATTTCCGGCGGAAACCGCAGACAGGCTGATGCAGCTAAACATTCCAACCATTAAAGGCAATCATGAGAGGCAACTCCTTGAGACCTGCCCCTCCAGCATGAGTCTTTCCGACAGGCATGCCTTCGATAACCTTCGTGCTGAGCACTGGCAGTGGTTAAAAAACCTTCCAGCAGAATTAACACTGTACAGTGACGTACTTATGGTGCATGGCGTTCCGGGTGATGATCTCATTTATCTTCTTGAAGACGTTTCTCGTACAGGTGTCCAGCCGTCTTCTGAGGCGCGCGTTTTATCGCTTATTGCTAGCACCAACGCATCCCTGATCCTGTGTGGCCATACTCACATCCCCCGAAAATTACGCCTGAGCGATGGCCGGTTGATTGTTAACCCCGGCAGCGTTGGTCTTCAGGCATATGATGATGATCAGCCTTTCGTGCATAAAATGGAAAGCGGTTCTCCCCATGCACGCTACGCGATTCTGCAGCAGATCAATAAAGTTTGGACTGTTGAGCTCAAAGCGATTGAATATGACTGGGAGTTAGCAGCAGCGGCAGCGATTAGAAACAACAGGCCAGACTGGGTCAACGCCATCCAGACTGGCCGAATGTAA